In Streptococcus parasuis, the following proteins share a genomic window:
- a CDS encoding transporter substrate-binding domain-containing protein: MKKMLTLATTFVATLSLAACSASSSSDSSQSTLEKIKEKGTLVVATSPDYAPFEFQALVDGKNEVVGADIMLAQKIADELGVKLEVSAMSFDNVLSSVQNGKADIAIAGLSYSDERAKVFDFSESYYQIADVLLVKKDDASTLTSIDAMSGKNLAVQKGSTQETYAKSEISQAKIVSLTLMGEAVNELKAGKVDAVLMDSPVAAGYVSQNSDLAIASIEFPTIDENSKVIALPKGSDDLKTSIDKVINEVKSSGEFDTFLEKAATYTAVE; the protein is encoded by the coding sequence TTGAAAAAAATGCTTACCCTAGCTACGACATTTGTCGCTACCCTATCTCTAGCTGCTTGTTCAGCAAGCTCTAGTTCAGATTCCAGCCAATCCACATTAGAAAAGATTAAAGAAAAAGGTACGTTGGTTGTTGCTACTAGTCCAGACTATGCACCATTTGAGTTTCAAGCCCTTGTTGATGGCAAAAATGAAGTCGTTGGTGCAGATATTATGCTTGCACAAAAGATTGCTGATGAATTGGGAGTAAAACTTGAAGTTTCAGCAATGAGTTTCGATAATGTCTTATCTAGTGTACAAAACGGGAAAGCCGACATTGCTATTGCTGGTCTATCTTACTCAGATGAACGTGCGAAAGTTTTTGACTTCTCAGAAAGCTATTACCAAATTGCTGATGTTTTGCTTGTCAAAAAAGATGATGCAAGTACCTTAACTTCAATTGATGCAATGTCAGGTAAAAACCTGGCTGTCCAAAAAGGTTCTACTCAGGAAACATATGCTAAATCAGAAATAAGTCAGGCTAAAATTGTTTCATTGACATTAATGGGAGAAGCAGTAAATGAACTTAAAGCTGGTAAAGTTGATGCTGTTTTGATGGATTCACCTGTCGCAGCTGGATATGTTTCACAAAATTCAGATTTAGCCATTGCTTCAATTGAATTCCCAACTATTGATGAAAATTCAAAAGTTATTGCTCTTCCAAAAGGAAGTGATGACTTAAAAACAAGCATTGATAAGGTTATTAACGAAGTTAAGTCAAGTGGTGAATTTGATACCTTCTTAGAAAAAGCAGCCACTTATACGGCTGTTGAAT
- a CDS encoding YkvA family protein, whose protein sequence is MPLRVTIKKQLTDRLQQWSMIHKPFKNKKELEEKFDQALESWKSSKTKQRAENLLSDEGKLEHFLQNTERKLARLPFSGDKFAAIPGFISLLRSFIKREYTAIPKSTLLAITGALIYFFSPLDVLPDFLFGPGLLDDAFVLNACLKLVKSDVDDFRNWQASQRKAEE, encoded by the coding sequence ATGCCATTACGAGTAACAATAAAAAAACAATTAACTGACCGTTTGCAGCAATGGTCCATGATACACAAGCCTTTTAAGAATAAAAAAGAACTGGAAGAAAAATTTGATCAGGCTTTAGAAAGTTGGAAGTCATCTAAAACAAAACAACGAGCAGAGAATTTACTCTCGGATGAGGGAAAATTAGAACATTTCTTACAAAACACTGAACGAAAATTGGCTCGTTTACCTTTTAGTGGGGACAAATTTGCAGCAATTCCAGGTTTCATTTCTTTATTACGTAGTTTTATAAAGCGTGAATATACTGCAATTCCAAAAAGTACCTTACTAGCGATTACTGGAGCCTTGATTTATTTCTTTAGTCCGCTAGATGTCCTTCCGGATTTTCTATTTGGACCTGGACTCTTAGATGATGCTTTTGTCTTAAATGCTTGTTTGAAACTAGTTAAGTCAGATGTTGATGATTTTAGAAACTGGCAAGCAAGTCAACGGAAGGCAGAAGAGTAG
- a CDS encoding transporter substrate-binding domain-containing protein — MMKFKSIYRFATVCFASTILVACNSSSTSNTLQKIEDKGKIVVALNPEFPPFEYKTIVDGKDTIVGADIELAKAIGEELGVEVEFSSMSFSNVLASVQSGKSDIAISGISATEERAKIYDFSEAYYQSVNKMIIKKSDATRLTSIEDFVGTSIGTQKGTIQESVGKEEFTGATMISLDKNGDLIQQLKAGQLDGVIFEEPIAKAYVGVNSDLQIVDMDIESSISDSYAVAMPKGSTELKEKIDKVITELVDSGKMDQFVEEAYQQSISNN; from the coding sequence ATTATGAAATTTAAGTCAATTTATAGGTTTGCGACTGTTTGTTTTGCCTCTACTATCCTTGTAGCTTGTAACTCAAGCTCAACTTCAAATACTTTGCAAAAAATTGAAGACAAAGGAAAAATTGTTGTTGCTTTAAATCCAGAATTTCCTCCATTTGAATACAAAACAATTGTAGATGGGAAAGATACAATTGTCGGTGCGGATATTGAGCTAGCGAAAGCTATCGGGGAGGAGTTAGGAGTTGAAGTTGAATTCTCTAGCATGAGCTTTTCAAATGTATTAGCGAGTGTACAGAGCGGTAAGTCTGATATTGCCATTTCGGGTATTTCTGCAACCGAAGAGCGTGCAAAAATCTATGATTTTTCTGAGGCCTATTATCAATCGGTAAACAAAATGATCATTAAGAAATCTGACGCAACTCGCTTAACAAGCATCGAGGATTTCGTTGGTACATCAATTGGAACGCAGAAGGGTACCATTCAAGAAAGTGTCGGAAAAGAAGAATTCACTGGGGCCACAATGATTAGTTTAGATAAAAATGGCGATTTGATTCAACAATTAAAGGCTGGTCAGCTTGATGGTGTCATCTTTGAAGAGCCAATTGCCAAAGCCTACGTGGGGGTCAATAGTGACTTGCAAATAGTTGATATGGATATTGAATCTTCTATTTCGGATTCTTACGCGGTTGCAATGCCAAAGGGTAGTACCGAATTAAAGGAAAAAATTGACAAAGTCATTACTGAGTTAGTTGACTCTGGTAAAATGGATCAATTTGTTGAGGAAGCCTACCAGCAATCCATCAGTAATAATTAA
- a CDS encoding ISL3 family transposase, translated as MEQLNLITNFLRIKDKNITITDEYDMETHLELHGYLDYMAPKCQECKGQMAKYDYQKASKIPYLETAGYPLLIRLKKRRFKCKECGKMAVAETPLVKKNHQISVAVSQKIAQLLIENQAMTHIAHRLSISTSSVMRKLNEFKFETDWNTLPEVMSWDEYAFKKGKMSFIAQDFDSLNVIAILDGRTQATIRNHFLRYPRKVRNQVKVITMDMFSPYYQLAKQLFPNAKIVLDRFHIVQLLSRAMNRVRIQIMNQFDRKSQEYRALKRYWKLIQQDSRKINDKRFYRPMFRMHLTNKEILEKLLSFSEELRQHYELYQLLLFHFQEKNSDHFFDLVEQEIATVNPIFQTVFKTLLKDKDKVLNALELHYSNAKLEATNNLIKVIKRNAFGFRNFENFKKRILIALNIKKERTKFVLSRC; from the coding sequence ATGGAACAACTAAATCTTATCACAAATTTTCTCAGAATTAAAGACAAAAATATCACTATCACTGATGAATATGATATGGAAACTCACTTAGAACTCCACGGTTACTTGGATTACATGGCTCCTAAATGTCAAGAATGCAAGGGACAAATGGCTAAGTACGACTACCAGAAAGCATCAAAAATCCCTTACCTAGAAACTGCTGGTTATCCACTCCTTATCCGCCTTAAAAAGCGTCGTTTCAAGTGTAAAGAATGTGGGAAAATGGCTGTTGCTGAAACTCCTCTTGTCAAGAAGAACCACCAAATCTCCGTCGCTGTTAGTCAGAAGATTGCTCAATTACTCATCGAAAATCAAGCAATGACACATATTGCACACAGGCTATCTATCTCAACATCATCAGTTATGAGAAAGCTCAATGAGTTCAAGTTTGAAACGGATTGGAATACCCTACCTGAGGTGATGAGTTGGGACGAGTATGCCTTCAAGAAGGGGAAAATGAGCTTCATCGCTCAAGATTTCGACTCCCTAAACGTCATCGCCATTCTCGACGGAAGAACTCAAGCAACCATCCGAAACCACTTTCTACGCTATCCTAGAAAGGTTAGAAATCAGGTCAAAGTGATTACCATGGATATGTTTAGTCCCTATTATCAACTTGCTAAACAGCTTTTTCCGAATGCAAAAATCGTACTAGACCGCTTTCATATTGTTCAACTCCTTAGCCGTGCTATGAACCGTGTCCGTATTCAAATCATGAATCAATTTGATAGAAAATCGCAGGAATACCGAGCCTTGAAACGCTACTGGAAATTGATACAACAAGATAGCCGTAAAATCAATGATAAACGATTTTATCGCCCTATGTTTCGAATGCATTTGACTAACAAGGAAATCCTGGAAAAACTCTTGTCTTTCTCTGAGGAACTACGACAGCACTATGAACTCTATCAGCTTCTCTTATTCCATTTCCAAGAGAAGAACTCAGACCATTTCTTTGACCTCGTCGAACAGGAAATAGCCACTGTTAATCCTATTTTCCAGACGGTATTTAAGACATTGCTAAAGGATAAAGACAAGGTTTTGAATGCCCTAGAATTGCATTATTCCAACGCCAAACTGGAAGCTACTAATAATCTCATCAAAGTCATTAAGAGAAATGCCTTTGGTTTCAGGAACTTTGAAAACTTTAAAAAACGCATTTTGATTGCTTTGAACATAAAGAAAGAGAGAACGAAGTTCGTCCTCTCTAGGTGTTAG
- a CDS encoding threonine aldolase family protein, with the protein MLHFENDYNKGVHPALLEAIIETNNEGLSGYGTDLYTVRAVEKIREATDCTHAQVTFLAGGTQTNQLVINSMLASYEGVIAAETGHVTTHEAGAIEFSGHKVLALPHSQGKLVASIVEQYITDFYADANHEHMVFPGMVYISHPTEYGTLYTEQELSDLASVCRHFQIPLYLDGARLGYGLGARDTDLDLKAIAALTDVFYIGGTKMGALLGEAVVFTKNNQPKHFSTIVKQHGALLAKGRVVGVQFDRFFTENLYLEIGRHAIEMAERLKRILTEKGYQFYLQSPTNQQFIIVSNTDLKHFDELGIGYSFWEKYDERSTVIRLATSWSTTEEDITELERLL; encoded by the coding sequence ATGTTACATTTTGAAAATGATTATAATAAAGGGGTTCATCCTGCGCTTCTAGAAGCTATCATTGAAACAAACAATGAAGGGTTGTCTGGATATGGGACTGATCTTTATACTGTCCGTGCTGTAGAGAAAATCCGTGAAGCAACAGATTGTACGCATGCTCAAGTTACTTTCTTAGCTGGTGGGACACAAACAAACCAATTGGTCATAAATTCAATGCTTGCATCATATGAGGGAGTAATTGCTGCAGAAACAGGGCATGTGACAACTCATGAGGCAGGTGCTATTGAATTTTCAGGCCATAAAGTGTTGGCCTTACCGCATTCACAAGGTAAGCTAGTAGCATCAATCGTTGAACAATATATTACTGACTTTTATGCTGATGCCAATCACGAACATATGGTATTTCCTGGTATGGTCTATATCTCACATCCTACAGAATATGGAACCTTGTATACAGAACAAGAATTGAGTGACCTTGCTAGTGTTTGTAGACACTTTCAAATTCCTTTGTATTTAGATGGAGCTCGTTTGGGATATGGACTAGGTGCAAGGGACACAGATCTCGATTTGAAAGCAATCGCTGCCTTAACAGATGTCTTCTACATCGGTGGAACTAAAATGGGAGCCTTACTTGGTGAAGCAGTTGTCTTCACTAAAAATAATCAGCCAAAGCACTTTTCAACAATTGTAAAACAACATGGAGCATTACTTGCAAAAGGACGTGTAGTCGGTGTTCAATTCGATCGATTTTTTACAGAAAATCTATATTTGGAGATTGGACGTCATGCGATTGAAATGGCAGAGCGTTTAAAAAGAATCTTGACTGAAAAAGGATATCAATTTTATCTGCAATCACCTACTAATCAACAGTTTATCATTGTTTCGAATACAGACCTAAAACATTTTGACGAATTAGGAATTGGTTATAGTTTTTGGGAAAAATATGATGAACGTAGTACGGTAATTCGCTTAGCAACAAGCTGGTCAACAACTGAAGAAGATATCACTGAATTAGAAAGATTGTTATAA
- a CDS encoding branched-chain amino acid aminotransferase, with product MTVTIDWENLGFSYMKLPYRFIAYYKDGHWNNGELTEDAELHISESSPALHYGQQAFEGLKAYRTKEGKLQLFRPDQNAERLQRTADRLLMPQVPTELFIEACKQVVKANADYVPPYGTGGTLYLRPLLIGVGDIIGVKPADDYIFTVFAMPVGNYFKGGLAPTNFLIQDEYDRAAPNGTGAAKVGGNYAASLLPGKYAKNQGFSDVIYLDPATHTKIEEVGSANFFGITAENEFVTPVSPSILPSITKYSLLYLAEKRLGLKAIEREVFVDELDDFVEAGACGTAAVISPIGGIQIGDTFHVFHSETEVGPVTRKLYEELTGIQFGDIEAPEGWIVEVE from the coding sequence ATGACAGTAACTATTGACTGGGAGAATTTAGGATTTTCCTATATGAAATTACCTTATCGTTTTATTGCTTATTACAAGGACGGTCATTGGAATAATGGTGAATTGACTGAGGATGCAGAATTACATATTTCCGAAAGTTCACCTGCTCTACACTATGGTCAACAAGCATTTGAAGGTCTTAAAGCCTATCGAACTAAGGAAGGGAAGTTGCAGCTTTTCCGTCCAGATCAAAATGCTGAGCGTTTGCAACGAACCGCTGACCGACTTCTTATGCCTCAAGTTCCAACAGAATTATTTATCGAAGCTTGTAAGCAAGTAGTAAAAGCTAACGCTGATTATGTACCTCCATATGGAACAGGTGGTACACTTTATCTAAGACCGCTTTTGATTGGTGTTGGTGACATTATTGGGGTTAAGCCAGCTGACGATTATATCTTTACTGTCTTTGCTATGCCGGTAGGAAACTACTTCAAAGGTGGTTTAGCACCAACTAATTTCCTTATTCAAGATGAATATGACCGAGCTGCGCCGAATGGTACAGGAGCGGCAAAAGTTGGTGGGAACTATGCGGCTTCATTACTGCCAGGGAAGTATGCAAAAAATCAAGGATTTTCAGATGTTATCTACCTGGACCCAGCTACTCACACGAAAATTGAAGAAGTTGGGTCAGCTAACTTCTTTGGTATCACAGCTGAAAATGAATTTGTTACGCCAGTTTCACCATCTATCCTACCTTCAATTACCAAGTATTCTCTTCTTTACTTAGCAGAAAAACGATTGGGATTAAAAGCAATTGAAAGGGAAGTCTTTGTGGATGAACTAGATGATTTTGTTGAAGCAGGAGCCTGTGGAACCGCCGCTGTTATTTCCCCGATTGGTGGTATTCAAATTGGTGATACATTCCATGTGTTCCATAGTGAAACAGAGGTTGGTCCTGTGACCCGCAAACTTTATGAAGAATTGACAGGAATTCAGTTTGGTGATATTGAAGCGCCAGAAGGTTGGATTGTAGAGGTTGAATAA
- a CDS encoding DUF2969 domain-containing protein, with protein MSKKDKKIEIQIEDATVVVNNEKYDGYRLVIGKKVIGEIAELAENNFTIVKNGNAEGFYKTLEKAVGNIIENYNLSN; from the coding sequence ATGAGTAAAAAAGATAAAAAAATTGAAATCCAGATTGAAGATGCAACTGTTGTTGTGAACAATGAAAAATATGATGGTTACCGTCTCGTCATTGGAAAAAAAGTTATTGGTGAGATCGCAGAATTAGCTGAAAATAATTTTACAATTGTAAAAAACGGAAATGCCGAAGGCTTTTATAAAACATTGGAAAAAGCAGTCGGAAATATTATTGAAAATTATAATTTAAGCAACTAA
- the rpsA gene encoding 30S ribosomal protein S1 encodes MNEFEDLLNSVSEVTPGDVVTAEVLTVDAGQANVAISGTGVEGVLTLRELTNDRNADINDLVKVGETLELLVLRQVVGKDTDTVTYLVSKKRLEARKAWDKLVGREGEVVTVKVTRAVKGGLAVEFEGLRGFIPASMIDSRFTRNTERFVGQEFDAKIKEVDPAENRFILSRRDVVEEAAASARAEVFGKLAVGDVVTGKVARITSFGAFIDLGGVDGLVHLTELSHERNVSPKSAVTVGEEVEVKVLAIDEVEGRVSLSLKATQPGPWDGVEQKLAAGDVIEGKVKRLTDFGAFVEVLPGIDGLVHISQISHKRVENPKDALTVGQDVTVKVLEVNAADERVSLSIKALEERPAAAEGEEKAEKRAPRPRRQKREEKRDYELPETQSGFSMADLFGDIEL; translated from the coding sequence ATGAACGAATTTGAAGATTTGTTGAACAGTGTAAGTGAAGTTACACCAGGTGATGTAGTAACAGCTGAGGTATTGACAGTTGATGCTGGACAAGCTAATGTTGCTATCTCAGGTACTGGTGTTGAAGGTGTGTTAACGCTTCGTGAGTTGACAAACGATCGTAATGCTGACATCAACGACCTTGTAAAAGTTGGTGAAACACTTGAATTACTTGTTCTTCGCCAAGTTGTTGGTAAAGATACAGACACTGTTACATATCTTGTATCTAAAAAACGTTTGGAAGCTCGTAAAGCATGGGACAAGCTTGTTGGTCGCGAAGGTGAAGTTGTAACTGTCAAAGTTACTCGTGCAGTTAAAGGTGGATTGGCAGTTGAATTTGAAGGCTTGCGTGGTTTCATTCCTGCTTCAATGATTGATAGCCGTTTCACTCGTAACACTGAGCGTTTTGTAGGTCAAGAATTTGACGCTAAAATCAAAGAAGTTGATCCAGCAGAAAATCGTTTCATCTTGTCACGTCGTGATGTAGTTGAAGAAGCAGCTGCTTCAGCACGTGCTGAAGTATTCGGTAAATTGGCTGTTGGTGATGTTGTAACTGGTAAAGTTGCTCGCATTACAAGCTTTGGTGCTTTCATCGACTTAGGTGGTGTTGATGGTTTGGTTCACTTGACTGAGTTGTCACATGAGCGTAACGTATCTCCTAAATCAGCTGTAACTGTTGGTGAAGAAGTAGAAGTTAAAGTTCTTGCTATCGACGAAGTTGAAGGCCGTGTATCATTGTCATTGAAAGCTACACAGCCTGGCCCATGGGATGGCGTTGAGCAAAAATTGGCAGCTGGCGATGTAATCGAAGGTAAAGTAAAACGTTTGACTGATTTTGGTGCATTCGTTGAAGTATTACCTGGTATCGACGGTTTGGTTCACATCTCACAAATTTCACACAAACGTGTTGAAAATCCTAAAGATGCTTTAACAGTAGGTCAAGACGTAACTGTTAAAGTTCTTGAAGTGAACGCAGCAGATGAACGTGTGTCACTTTCTATCAAGGCTTTGGAAGAACGTCCAGCAGCAGCTGAAGGCGAAGAAAAAGCTGAAAAACGTGCTCCACGTCCACGTCGCCAAAAACGTGAAGAAAAACGTGATTACGAATTACCAGAAACTCAATCAGGTTTCTCAATGGCTGACCTTTTCGGTGACATTGAATTGTAA
- the parC gene encoding DNA topoisomerase IV subunit A has protein sequence MSNIQNMSLEDIMGERFGRYSKYIIQERALPDIRDGLKPVQRRILYSMNKDGNTFDKGYRKSAKSVGNIMGNFHPHGDSSIYDAMVRMSQDWKNREILVEMHGNNGSMDGDPPAAMRYTEARLSEMAGYLLADIEKKTVPFAWNFDDTEKEPTVLPAAFPNLLVNGATGISAGYATDIPPHNLAEVIDAVVYMIDHPTAKLEKLMEFLPGPDFPTGAIIQGADEIKKAYETGKGRVAVRSRCDIEQLKGGKKQIIVTEIPYEVNKAVLVKKIDDVRVNNKVPGIAEVRDESDRTGLRIAIELKKDSDEQTILNYLYKYTDLQINYNFNMVAIDNFTPRQVGLQKILSSYIAHRREIIIARSKFDKEKAEKRLHIVEGLIRVISILDEVIALIRASENKADAKENLKISYDFSEEQAEAIVTLQLYRLTNTDIVILENEEAALREQIQTLAAIIGDERTMFNLMKKELREVKKQFGNPRLSELQDQAETIEIDTASLIVEEETFVSVTKAGYIKRTSPRSFNASTLEEMGKRDDDQLIFLQNAKTTQHLLLFTNLGNVIYRPVHELIDIRWKDIGEHLSQTLMNFDTNEEIIFAELVENFDEGTYFAVTKFGQIKRVERKEFAPWRTYKSKSTKYAKLKDEEDIVITVSPVVLDDIMLMTEKGYALRFNIEEVPIIGAKAAGVKAVNLKDEDVVAAAFICNTSSVYLLTQRGSLKRMAVEEIPVTSRAKRGLQVLRELKAKPHRVFAAGPVLTDQGDFDLFTSQVEEQTTGQLLHVLSKTGKNYEVDVTQLSFSERTSNGSFISDTISDEEVFNAWIDKKG, from the coding sequence ATGTCTAACATTCAAAATATGTCCCTTGAGGACATCATGGGAGAGCGCTTTGGTCGCTACTCCAAATACATTATTCAGGAGCGGGCTCTGCCGGACATTCGTGACGGTCTAAAGCCCGTGCAACGTCGGATTCTTTATTCCATGAATAAGGACGGCAACACGTTTGACAAGGGCTACCGCAAGTCTGCCAAGTCTGTCGGGAATATCATGGGGAATTTCCACCCGCACGGTGATTCCTCTATTTATGATGCCATGGTCCGCATGAGTCAGGACTGGAAAAACCGCGAGATTTTGGTGGAGATGCACGGTAACAACGGTTCTATGGACGGCGATCCGCCTGCGGCCATGCGTTACACCGAGGCTCGTCTGTCGGAAATGGCAGGTTATTTGCTGGCTGACATCGAGAAAAAGACAGTACCATTTGCCTGGAACTTTGACGATACGGAAAAAGAACCCACTGTGCTACCAGCTGCCTTCCCTAATCTCTTGGTTAATGGAGCGACAGGAATTTCAGCAGGATACGCGACTGACATCCCGCCGCATAATCTGGCGGAGGTCATCGATGCCGTTGTTTACATGATTGATCATCCGACTGCTAAGTTAGAAAAGCTAATGGAGTTCTTGCCTGGACCTGACTTCCCAACAGGTGCCATTATCCAAGGGGCTGACGAAATCAAGAAAGCCTATGAAACTGGAAAGGGCCGTGTCGCAGTCCGTAGCCGTTGTGACATTGAACAACTGAAGGGTGGAAAGAAACAGATCATTGTGACGGAGATTCCGTACGAAGTAAATAAGGCTGTTCTGGTTAAAAAGATTGATGATGTCCGTGTCAACAACAAGGTGCCTGGTATTGCTGAGGTGCGTGATGAATCAGACCGTACAGGTCTGCGGATTGCCATTGAGCTGAAAAAAGACAGCGACGAGCAAACCATTCTCAACTACCTTTACAAGTACACCGATTTACAAATCAATTACAACTTCAATATGGTGGCGATTGATAATTTCACACCGCGTCAGGTCGGCTTACAGAAGATTCTGTCTAGCTATATTGCCCACCGTCGTGAGATTATCATTGCTCGTTCTAAGTTCGACAAGGAAAAGGCAGAGAAACGTCTTCACATCGTTGAGGGTTTAATCCGTGTCATTTCCATCTTAGATGAAGTCATTGCTCTTATCCGTGCATCTGAAAACAAGGCTGATGCCAAGGAAAATCTGAAAATCAGCTATGATTTCAGCGAGGAACAGGCAGAGGCAATTGTAACCTTGCAACTTTACCGCTTGACCAATACCGACATTGTGATATTGGAAAATGAAGAAGCTGCCCTTCGCGAGCAGATTCAGACCTTGGCAGCTATTATCGGCGATGAGCGGACCATGTTTAATCTTATGAAGAAGGAATTGCGTGAGGTCAAGAAGCAGTTTGGTAATCCTCGTTTGAGCGAATTGCAAGATCAGGCAGAAACGATTGAAATTGACACCGCCAGCTTGATTGTCGAAGAAGAAACCTTTGTCAGCGTGACTAAGGCAGGCTATATCAAACGTACAAGTCCTCGTTCTTTCAATGCCTCAACGCTAGAAGAAATGGGCAAGCGAGATGATGATCAGCTGATTTTCTTGCAGAATGCCAAGACAACCCAGCACCTCTTGCTCTTTACCAATCTTGGAAATGTCATCTACCGACCTGTCCATGAACTGATAGATATTCGCTGGAAGGACATTGGTGAACACCTGAGCCAGACCTTGATGAACTTTGATACCAATGAAGAGATTATCTTCGCTGAACTGGTCGAGAATTTTGATGAGGGAACTTATTTCGCGGTGACTAAATTTGGCCAAATTAAACGTGTGGAGCGGAAGGAGTTTGCTCCTTGGCGGACTTACAAGTCTAAGTCAACCAAGTATGCCAAACTCAAAGATGAAGAAGATATAGTTATTACTGTATCGCCTGTAGTCTTGGATGACATCATGCTCATGACAGAAAAGGGCTACGCTCTGCGATTTAACATCGAAGAAGTGCCAATCATCGGTGCCAAGGCAGCTGGTGTCAAGGCGGTCAACCTCAAGGATGAGGATGTGGTGGCCGCGGCTTTCATCTGTAATACCAGCTCCGTCTATCTCCTTACTCAGCGTGGTAGTTTGAAGCGGATGGCGGTGGAGGAAATCCCTGTGACAAGTCGTGCCAAGCGTGGTTTGCAGGTACTTCGCGAACTCAAGGCTAAGCCTCACCGTGTCTTTGCGGCGGGTCCAGTCTTGACAGACCAAGGTGATTTTGATTTGTTTACTAGTCAGGTCGAGGAGCAAACTACTGGTCAACTGCTCCATGTCTTGTCTAAAACAGGCAAGAATTATGAGGTTGATGTGACTCAGCTTAGCTTCTCCGAGCGGACTAGCAATGGTAGCTTTATTTCGGATACTATTTCTGATGAAGAAGTATTTAATGCTTGGATTGATAAAAAGGGCTAG